The sequence ttataatattcaCTTTAAGTAGAgtaccagataaaatacaggacacctaactttgaatttaagaaaaatgatgaaTAATTTTTGTTATGTCCATGCACTATTTGGGATATAAACTCAGGCactacataatgacatttcagtcaactaTGAACTGCGTATATGATGgcagtcccataagattataatagagctgaaaaattcctattgcctagtgacatcatagccGTCATAATGTCATAGCGAAATGCATTCCTTATGTGTTTATGATGATGCTGGTGTAAATCAACCTACTGCATTGCAGTCGTATAAAAGTCTAGCATATATAGTtatgtacaatatataatacttgataatgataataaacaactgtgttactggtttatgtatttactatactttttattatgattttacaGTGTGCTCcttctatttataaataaaagttggCTGTAAAATAGCCTCAGGTGGGTCCTCCGGGAgggattccagaagaaggcattggtACCACAGGAGATTACAGTTCTGTGCGTGTTATTGCTCCTGCAGACCTTCCAGagagacaagatgtggaggtggaagacggTGATATTGACGATTCTGACCCCATGTAGGCCTAGGCTACTGTgcgtgtttgtgtcttagttcttaacaacaaaaaagtttaaaaagcaaaaaataaaataaaaaattcagaatagaagaaaacttatagaaggaaagaaatataaataagaaaagaaaatatttttgtacaactgtacaatgtgtgttttaagctgttattGCAAGagtcaaaaaagtttttaaaaattcattctactataaagacactacacacgtttattgcggcactattcacaataataaagacttggaaccaacccaaatgcccatcaatgatggactggataaagaaaatgtggcacatatacaccatggaatactatgcagccataaaaaagaatgagatcgtgtcctttgcaggaacatggatgaagctggaagccatcattctcagcaaactaacgcggggacagaaaaccaaacactgcaagtgggagttgaacaatgagaacacatggacacagggaggagggaggggaacaacacactgggGGCTGTCCagaggtggggggcaaggggagggagggcattaggacaaatacctaatgcatgtgaggcttaaaacctagatgaatggttgataggtgcagcaaaccaccatggcacatgtatacctatataacaaacctgtacattctgtgtatgtatccctgaacttaaagtaaaatttatatatatatataaaatattttttaaattaaaaagttttataaagtaaaaatgttatagtaagctaaggttaatttattattaaagaaagaaatttttaataaatttagtgtatCCTAAGTATGCAGTGTTTATGAAGTCTGTACTAGTATACAGTAAGGTCCTAGGCCTTCACACATTCACTCAcgactcactcactgactcaaccagagcaacttccagtcctgcaagctctgtTCATGGTAAGTGTCCCACACAgctgtaccattttttatcttgtgttttttttttgtttttttttttgagtcggagtttcactcttgttgcccaggctggagtgcaacggcacgatctcggctcaccgcaacctctgcctcccaggttcaagctattctcctgtcttagccttctgagtaactgggattacaggtgcatgccaccatgcctggctaacttttgtatttttagaagagacagggtttcatcatattggtcaggctggtctcaaactcctgacctcaggtgatccacccacctcgacctcccaaagtgctgggattacaggcatgagccacagcacctggcccattttttatcttttatactatattctcactgtaccttttctatgtttagatacacaaatacttattaagttataattgcctacaatattcagtacagtactATGATGTCCAGGTTTGTGGCCTAGGAGCCATAGGTTCTACCGTATTAGCCTAAGTGTATAGTGGGCtctatcatctaggtttgtgcaaATACAATCTGGTTTCTCCACAAGGACAAAGTCGCCTAAGGACACATTTCTTAGAATATATTCCCATTGCTAAGTGATGAATGATTGGGCTTATATTCAAAAATTACTCACTGTTTatccaaaattcaaatttaactgggtggcCTGTATTTTCGTTTGCTAACTGTGGCAACCCTATCACCAAGGCAAATGTCACTGGAAGAAATTTGAAGCTCTCAATACAGTTTTTAATCAAGCACATAGACTTTTATTCACACTTGAAAATCAACCTTACATCATCCAGAGAGTACATATGCTGTCTCCAGCTCCTTGTTTCCCATTGGCCCTCAGCCCATTCCAATCTGCCTCACAGAGCCCCATCACCCCATGGAAACAGGGGTCTTCACGGTCACCAGCACGTTCGTTGTTGCCACACCCAATGGACGCTCATGTTAACATCTCAGCCACATTCTGCAATGTTgacctccttctctcttttgaaAGAGTTCGGCTCTGGCTTCTGTGACCCCCTTCTCTGTCCTGGTTTTCTACTTATCTGGCCACTAATTCTCATCTCCTCTATCAGATCCTTCTCCTCTTAACTCCAAATTGGGAACTCCTCATGGCTTCATGCAAGGTTCCCCCTTCCTCCTCTATACCaacactgtccaatagaactcCCTGTGACGATGGACATATCCTCTTTCTGCACCATCCAATGTAGTAGCCACTAGCTATATATGGTGGCtaggcacttgaaatgtggctagtgtgactgagggatggaattttaaattttatttatttaatttttttattgagagttttgctctgccacccaggctggagtgcagtgacacagtcttggctcactgcaacctcttcctccttcaagtgatcctcctgcctcagccttcggagtagctgggattataagcgtgcaccatcatgcctggctaatttttgtattttttatagagacagggtttcaccatgttggccaggcaggtcttgaactcctgacctcaagtggtctgcccatcttggcttcccaaagtgccaggattacagacatgagccactgtgcccggctaacttttatttaattttgattaatttataTTACCACATATGGCCagtagctaccatattggacagtataGCTCTAGATTATCTTACTAGGTGAGCTACTATTGGCTTTAAAAAGCAGCTTTATGCTTATGATTTCCTGATATTTATCCATATCTCTGACCCTCCACAGAGGCCCAGGGTTATATCCATCTGATAGCTTCGATGACTCACAAGCATTAAGGGACCATAACTGTTCTTTTCTCAGCTGTCAATACTTCAGGAATGGTACCACCATTTACTCAGTTTGTTGAAGCCAGAAACTGAGAgtagttctttatttttccttattcctTACTATCCACACTTAAATCATAATTTCGTTCCACTGATGCTACCtccaacttactttttttttttaatgggcaccCTATTTACTTTTATTACCTGGCAGGATTTGTGGGATAATTGCCCAGAACTGGCATATTGATCCAGATtcttacattacccatccctttttgtttcttccaAGCTGCAGGAGATCACTACTTGATTCAGgggaataagcagggttagtcACAGGTTAGGAAATCTGCATGGGGACTGTGTAGACGAGGTAGGAGGCCAGTCAcccccaaggggcttttattggctctgcaagtcAAGCTCCATTCCTTAAAGGGAAGCACAGTTCCAGTCAAAGCTTTGGTAAAACaatcagtttctccaattgtgtcttCAGACTTCTATTGGTGTAGTGCATGCAGTTATTCCTGTTTGgcattcatgaacatttcagctcttcatgagtcctgCACGTTTTTCCTCTATTCCAATGTTGCGATCTTCAAAGCTATTAGAAACCTTTCAAAGCTATTAGAAACGATCCCAGATGGGGCCCTAAAATGAAGCAGCGTCGTTCGCCGGCGTAAATATCTGAGGTTCATCGTCTCACACCAAGGAAATTGAAGACGTGGACACACAAAAAGTGAGTTTAAGAGCGCAGGTTTATAggcgaaagaaagagaaaggagaattgttctctctcctgcagagagagaggggCTCCCGAGTGGGTCTTCCCCAAAGTACATTTTGAATCTGTCTACTTCCTTCCATCTCCACCGATACCATctagtccaagccaccatcatttcTTGCCTGGACTACTTGCAGTCATCTTCCTGCTTCCTAAACCCAGCTTTAATCCAGTATCCACACAGCATCGGGATGATTCCTCTCAAAATATAAATTGGATCATGCCACTTTGTTCCTTAAAATTCTTCagtggtggccgggcgcggtggctcatgcctgtaatcccagcactttgggaggccgaggcgggtggatcacaaggtcaggagtttgagaccagactggcgaAGTCGGTGAAACccaatctactaaaaatataaaacttagccgggcgtggtggcatgtgcctgtaatcctagctactcaggaggctgaggtaggagaaccacttgaacctgggaggcggaggttgcagtgagccgagattgtgccattgcactccagcctggaccacaagagcgaaactccatcttaaaaaaaaaaaaaattcttcagtggTTTGCCATGGCTCTTGGAATAAAATCTAGATGCCTTGTATTGGACTTCAAGGCTCTGAGCCCTGCTTTCCATTTCAACCCAATTCATGCCATACTTCTCCTATTTACACTGTGTTTACACAGTGATAAGTTGATCCGTTGTTAACTTGGCACCCATATGCATCCCTTAAACCATACTTAGTCTCCAAATAAAGACATGGTAGCTCTGCCTAACATGATGCAACTAACATAATGTAACTATCCTGCATACAACTGAACATGCACTAACCCCTTTTCCAGAATTCAGCTTCCAGGATCTCAACATTTGGGATTTTAATCTTTTGGGAttgtgatttttgagattttagaCATTAGGGATTTTGGTCTTTCTGGATTTCAACATTTGGGATTATGGCATTCAGGATTGTGTCTTTTGGGATTATGATGGGCACCACCTAAAATCGTAGGTTTGATGtgttatttatatctttttctattatatattaaaataagtcAGTAACTACTAAAATATTTGTGGACTGTCTAGACTCACTCTGTACCCCATGGGATCCTTGTACCATACGTTGGGAAATGATTGTCTCAGGGCCTCCAGCATGTCTGCTCCTTCCCATCCCTGGCCCTTCCTCCCCAGCCTGCCGGGATTCCTCAAGTCCCATATTGGAACACCAACACTTAGAGGTAACAAAGCTCACTCTGTGCCACGAGCAACGCGAAAGTATAAATGCAATTTTATTGATAAAAGAGTACAATCAAAGCCAATATAATGTATTGGCTAAGAACAGGGAGatgacctggattcaaatcttggTCTCCCACTTGCTCTATAAGTCATTTCACCTCCTCAGGTAGCTCAGGGGAcagctgtgaggattaaatcaatTAATGTATGTTCAAGGCTTGCCATGTCTGACACACGGTAAATactgatgtatatatatatatttaattttttcttttttctttttttgttttaaaaagttctttattttttgagacagggtctagctctgttgcccaggctggagtgcagtggtgctatctcagctcactgcaacctctacctccttggctcaagccaccctcccacctcaatcttctaagtagctgggactacaggtgtgtgcaatcacacccggctaattttgtattttttttttttttttttggtagagatggggttttgccatgttgcccaagctggtctctaattcctgggctcaagcgatccacctgcctcagcctcccaaagtgctaggattacaggtgtgagccaccatgtttggccagtaagtgctatataaatgttaaatattattatagCTTGTGAGTTTTGGCAATGGAAGTTCAAAGGAAAAAGTAACCAACAAGTGTACTAAGCATCTTTCCCTTTGAAAAAAATTGGTTGGTTAGAAACTCATAGGAGTGTACTCATACCTACTTAATCTTTTGTTAAGTACTGCATGCATTTATGATGTTGGAGTATTAGGCTTTTATGAATTAGTTGGATGATATAGAATGCTCAATGATTTAAAATGGCATCTGACTGACTACAATTTAGCTATACAAATTGATTATTATAAGCAAATTTGAGGATGATACTTCTAGGCACCCCCCCAAAATATATTGCTCGTGTAGTTTATCTTTAtttgaaaacagaatattttcactaaagtgtgtgtgtgagcactCCAAATGTTTTGAAAAGGCTTTCTGTTATGACAGAGTACAACAACAGGTATtttgcaaataaactacaaaacaGTCAAACTATTTaacacttgtttttgtttttgtttttgttttttgagacaaggtcttgctctgttgcccaagctggagtgcagtagcacaaagatggctgactgcagccttgacctcgcgggttcaaatgatcctcccacctcagcttcccaagtagctaggactacaggcacactgcCATGCCccggggtctctctctgttgcccagagatgaggcctctctctgttgcccaggctggtctcaaactcctgggctcaagcaatcctcctgccttggtctcccaaagtgttgggattacagacgtgagccacctcgctcAGCCTATTTAATAAGTGTTAATGTTTCATAACAACTGTTTCCCAGGTAATAATATgaacaatttttttcctatttctgttttAAAGTAAGGCAAGAATTAGCTTCATTACTTTAAAATGTCCTTATTACATTTAATTGAACATTATCAGTTACCTTTATGAAGAATAACAGAGGAACCGTAAAGCTGTATTTCAGCAAAACATTTTAATTCTAATTCTGAAacctaatcagaaaaaaaatgtatttagtacAATGATAATCCATTAAATACAACTCATCATTGTTAGGCTGTCTCTGTTATGGAAACTATCATGTTATGAAAAGGTTATGAAAAGGTTATGAAACTATCATGTTATGAAAAGCTTTattgaatcttttaaaaacaaatgaactttACCATTGCTGGAGATTTTTTGAAAAGCTGTAGATACATACGTTGGAGATAAAACAATCAAAATTACTTCCTGAAGCTAGTTTAACAGGTTCTAAATGCTAAACAAAAATTTTACGAAATGACTCAGGCGTTAAGATTGTAAAAATTTCTTTCTGAAGCTATTTTGGCAGCCTCTAGGGATGTGAAATTCCCTACGGTGCTCTAATGGGAAAAGCCCCAGAATAAAACCAGAATCCTTGGCTTCTACTCCTGCTAACAAACTAAGTAAACTTAGGTCAGTATTTAACCTCCTCCAGTTTGCTTATTTGTTCATTTGAGACTCACACTTTCCTCATTACTTCTATGTATTGTAGCCAGTTTCAAAATGCTGTGTGAAATTTCCCATATTATCTAAACATTTCCAGCTGATTATTTTCTCAGCTACTCAGCATTTTTACTACTATCTGTATTTCTTTGCATACAAGGTGAATCTCCCAACTCAATAAGAGATCATTGCCATTTcacatttccctgcctcctgcctgcATGCACACTGCTATTATGTTGTCCCCTGGATTGTCCTTCAAAAATCCTCACTGTTATAGGTAAAGAAGGGACCCACTCTATCTGAGTAACTGATTGCAGAGCCCAGCCCAGACAGATACACATCCCAAGTCTCTGCTTCATCTGTCCTAGAGGAAACTGGCTCATGGGGAACAGCCACAGTGGGTCTGATGGCCCGGCAACCTCCCGCAATTTTCATAGGAAGTGGCCCTGAAGGAGAGGCTGCCCTGGTGACTGTCACTGGAGGACCCCAGGCTTCTGGATAGACAGACATCCCAGTATCTTCAGGAGCATAGTTACAGTTCGAAAGGCTCTTCAACTCTCGCACACTGTCACTATATTTCATAGCAGGGGGCTGGTAGGCCTGGTAGGACActttagtggtggtggtgatcacTGTTTGCAGGGCAGGGGCACCTGGTGGCGGAGTCGTGAGGTACCTGCAGGGAAGCTCTGGGTTATAATAAGGGCGAGTGGCCATGGCCTGAAACTGCCCACGGCTAGTCCTCTCCACAAGGCTGGGTTTTCCAAGAGCTGGTTTCCAGCCATGCTGTTTGTTGGTGAAATCAAAGCTTCTCTCATAGCTGCTGTATGAATTAACATTATATTGTAGTGTGTTCAGATGAACCCAGTCTGTGTCATTAGGGATACTGGTGGAATCCTTATAAAGGGTGGGATATGGGCTTGAATTTGTATAACCAGGGTTTGCCAATTCATAGCTGCAAGGTGGCCTAGGCAAATAGATTCTTTGGCTTGAGTATTTCTGAAAGGGTTGCATTTTGTCTCCTTGAAAGGTGGCTAGGTCACAGGTAGCTTTGTAAGCATCAGAGTTTGGGAAGGAAGGGCAAGGCTGCCCTGGAATAGGGAAGCTGGTTTCAGTAACTATATCAAAGTCTTCTGGATTTTCCAAGGGAGGTATGTTGCTGAAATGACCACTGCTGTCTTGATTTTCTTCTGCCTAGAAAAATGATACAAACATAGACACATGCTATGTAAATCGTGTGGACACCTTCACCTGTAACAATAGCCAAGAAGTAAGTAAAAACAGACATCCATGTGCTGGGCTCTGTGTTGTGAACATGGCACTGCTCAGGTACGTGATTTAAGCACGTGGTCCAGGGGTTGCTAAGCTTGGGCTCGCTCAGACATAAATACCAACAACTGAATGACAAAAGTCCATGGTAGCCAGGTAGGATGCTTCTGAGTGGCAGATGGTCCTGTTCTCACCTATACTGTGTTCCTAATAGTGGAGACTTAGGAGCCACACCTGCCTGGGTTCAATTCCTGACTCTGCCCCCTCACGAATTGTACAAGCcacctaacttctctgagcct is a genomic window of Pongo pygmaeus isolate AG05252 chromosome 5, NHGRI_mPonPyg2-v2.0_pri, whole genome shotgun sequence containing:
- the GCM2 gene encoding chorion-specific transcription factor GCMb — encoded protein: MLPFGWRPFSTTAEDRSLPGSLTIVPSFQISKQPLSLSLSLCPSPSHAPLSSLKRRKKIHLAHLSFFLLFFITLGGKRERVGQMLAAAVQEAVGVCSYGMQLSWDINDPQMPQELVLFDQFREWPDGYVRFIYSSDEKKAQRHLSGWAMRNTNNHNGHILKKSCLGVVVCAQACTLPDGSRLQLRPAICDKARLKQQKKACPNCHSALELIPCRGHSGYPVTNFWRLDGNAIFFQAKGVHDHPRPESKSETEARRSAIKRQMASFYQPQKKRIRESEAEENQDSSGHFSNIPPLENPEDFDIVTETSFPIPGQPCPSFPNSDAYKATCDLATFQGDKMQPFQKYSSQRIYLPRPPCSYELANPGYTNSSPYPTLYKDSTSIPNDTDWVHLNTLQYNVNSYSSYERSFDFTNKQHGWKPALGKPSLVERTSRGQFQAMATRPYYNPELPCRYLTTPPPGAPALQTVITTTTKVSYQAYQPPAMKYSDSVRELKSLSNCNYAPEDTGMSVYPEAWGPPVTVTRAASPSGPLPMKIAGGCRAIRPTVAVPHEPVSSRTDEAETWDVYLSGLGSAISYSDRVGPFFTYNSEDF